A genomic window from Tolypothrix sp. PCC 7910 includes:
- a CDS encoding DUF1257 domain-containing protein: protein MSHFSTLRTKITDAEILKASLRDLGISVKTEADVRGYNGQRVRSDIVAVLEGEYDLGWSRNSDGSFDLIADLWGVAKKHNQTELINSINQKYAVNKTLAEVKQRGLQNANVKLVLQ from the coding sequence ATGTCTCACTTTAGCACTCTTCGCACCAAGATCACCGATGCAGAAATCCTCAAAGCATCCTTGCGCGACCTGGGTATCAGCGTAAAGACTGAAGCTGATGTTCGTGGTTATAACGGTCAGCGCGTCCGTTCCGACATCGTTGCTGTGCTGGAAGGCGAATATGACCTAGGTTGGTCTCGCAACAGTGATGGTTCCTTTGACCTCATCGCTGACTTGTGGGGTGTTGCTAAGAAGCACAACCAAACTGAGTTAATCAACTCCATTAACCAAAAGTATGCCGTTAACAAGACCTTGGCTGAAGTAAAACAGCGCGGTCTACAAAACGCCAATGTGAAGTTGGTATTGCAATAA
- a CDS encoding AAA family ATPase, which translates to MKEELNILIQAQYPLIYLVTSEEERAEQSISTIAQLLKPQRRVFVWTVTHGIVEYGQPRNVTQHNTVSPEAAIEWIIRHKEPGIFILKDLHPFIDAPATTRSLRDAIASFKGAHNIPKNIILMSPVQQVPIELEKEVVVLDFQLPDMAELNKVLTHHLDQNRGRRLTTEAREKLLRAALGLTKDEAEKVYRKAQVTTGRLTEDEVDIVLSEKKQLIRRNGILEYIEEDETIEAVGGLEELKKWLKQRSNAFTEKAREYGLPQPKGMLILGVPGCGKSLIAKTTSRLWGLPILRLDMGRVYDGSMVGRSEANLRNALKTAESISPTILFIDELDKSFAGSAGSGDSDGGTSSRIFGSFLTWMQEKKSPVFVMATANRVERLPGEFLRKGRFDEIFFVDLPTPEEREDIYNIHLTKRREDITRFDLGQLAKMSDGFSGAEIEQAIVAAMYEAFAQEREFTQLDIIAALKATLPLSRTMQEQVTALRDWARQRARPAAASVAEYQRMEF; encoded by the coding sequence ATGAAAGAAGAGCTCAATATTCTAATTCAAGCTCAATACCCTTTAATCTACCTTGTGACCTCCGAGGAAGAGCGGGCTGAGCAATCAATCTCCACCATCGCCCAGTTGTTAAAGCCTCAACGCCGAGTATTTGTTTGGACAGTAACTCACGGCATCGTGGAGTATGGTCAACCCCGGAATGTCACCCAACATAATACTGTTTCTCCGGAAGCAGCAATTGAGTGGATTATCCGGCATAAAGAACCTGGTATTTTTATTCTTAAAGATTTACATCCTTTTATAGATGCGCCTGCAACAACTAGGTCGTTAAGAGATGCGATCGCAAGTTTTAAAGGCGCGCATAATATACCGAAAAACATTATTTTAATGTCGCCAGTCCAGCAAGTGCCTATCGAACTGGAAAAAGAAGTTGTAGTTCTCGACTTCCAATTACCAGACATGGCCGAGCTGAACAAAGTTTTAACTCACCATTTAGATCAAAATCGTGGGCGCAGACTAACAACAGAGGCGAGAGAAAAGCTTCTTAGAGCCGCCTTGGGTTTAACCAAAGATGAAGCCGAAAAAGTCTATCGCAAGGCACAGGTAACTACAGGGCGTTTGACGGAAGATGAAGTAGATATAGTTTTATCGGAGAAGAAGCAACTAATTCGGCGCAATGGTATATTAGAATACATTGAGGAAGATGAAACCATTGAAGCTGTAGGTGGCTTAGAAGAGTTGAAAAAGTGGCTAAAGCAACGCTCTAATGCTTTCACAGAAAAAGCTAGAGAGTATGGTCTACCTCAACCTAAAGGGATGTTAATTCTAGGTGTTCCTGGTTGTGGTAAGTCGTTGATTGCTAAAACTACTTCCAGACTTTGGGGGTTACCAATATTACGTCTAGATATGGGTAGAGTTTACGACGGCTCAATGGTGGGTCGAAGTGAAGCCAACCTGCGTAATGCCCTCAAAACAGCAGAATCAATTTCTCCCACAATTCTGTTCATTGACGAGTTAGATAAATCCTTTGCTGGTAGTGCTGGTTCTGGTGATTCAGACGGTGGTACTTCTAGCCGGATCTTTGGCTCATTCTTGACCTGGATGCAAGAAAAGAAATCTCCTGTGTTCGTGATGGCAACCGCTAATAGAGTGGAAAGATTGCCTGGGGAGTTCTTAAGAAAAGGTCGTTTTGATGAAATTTTCTTTGTGGATCTGCCCACACCGGAAGAACGGGAAGATATATATAATATTCACCTAACAAAGCGTCGTGAAGACATCACTAGATTTGATCTAGGACAACTAGCTAAGATGTCCGACGGCTTTTCTGGGGCAGAAATTGAACAAGCGATTGTAGCGGCAATGTACGAAGCTTTTGCCCAAGAACGCGAGTTCACCCAACTAGATATTATTGCTGCACTGAAGGCAACCTTGCCGCTGTCTCGTACGATGCAAGAACAGGTCACAGCCTTGAGAGACTGGGCCAGACAGCGCGCCAGACCCGCAGCAGCCTCCGTAGCTGAATATCAGCGAATGGAGTTCTAA